In one window of Aceticella autotrophica DNA:
- the ilvN gene encoding acetolactate synthase small subunit, with translation MLHVISVLVENHSGVLSRVVSLFSRRGYNIESLAVGPSEQKDISRITLTVNGDDYVITQIMRQLKKLYEVIKVQDLSAYDNVSRELLMVKVGIDSNTRDNITQIAETFRGKIIDISLNSLIIEITGDSEKINAFINLIKQFEVKELVRTGLISLERGSRTLKEYKEEI, from the coding sequence ATATTACATGTAATTTCGGTTTTGGTAGAAAATCATTCTGGAGTATTATCAAGGGTTGTAAGTCTTTTTTCCAGGAGAGGTTACAATATTGAAAGTCTTGCTGTTGGTCCCTCCGAACAAAAAGATATATCCAGAATAACGTTGACAGTCAATGGTGATGATTATGTTATAACACAGATCATGAGACAGCTTAAAAAATTGTATGAAGTAATAAAAGTACAGGACCTAAGTGCATATGATAATGTATCAAGAGAGCTTCTCATGGTAAAAGTAGGGATTGATTCAAATACACGGGATAATATTACTCAAATAGCAGAAACTTTTAGAGGAAAAATAATCGATATATCACTTAATTCGCTTATTATTGAAATTACTGGTGATAGTGAAAAAATTAATGCTTTTATTAACCTAATCAAGCAATTTGAGGTAAAAGAACTCGTGAGAACAGGTTTAATTTCTCTTGAAAGAGGAAGCAGAACTTTAAAAGAATATAAGGAGGAAATTTAA
- the ilvC gene encoding ketol-acid reductoisomerase, giving the protein MAKMFYNEDADLNLLKGKKIAIIGYGSQGHAHALNLKDSGLDVVVGLYEKSKSRERAETAGLKVMSVEDAAEAANVIMMLIPDEKQSKVYKESIEKHLKEGDALAFAHGFNIHFHQIVPPKYVDVFMVAPKGPGHLVRRVYEEGKGVPDLVAVYQNFTGKAFDTALAYAKGIGGTRAGVIETTFKEETETDLFGEQAVLCGGVTELMKAGFETLVEAGYQPEIAYFECINEMKLIIDLIYEGGFSKMRYSISDTAEFGDYVTGKRIITEETRKEMKNVLSEIQNGEFAKKWLLENQVGRPSFNAIREREANSKVEQVGNHLRSMMAWLKKD; this is encoded by the coding sequence ATGGCTAAAATGTTTTATAATGAAGATGCGGATTTAAATCTTTTGAAGGGTAAAAAAATAGCGATAATTGGATATGGAAGTCAAGGTCATGCTCATGCTTTAAATCTCAAGGATTCAGGTCTTGATGTTGTTGTAGGGCTTTATGAAAAAAGTAAATCGAGAGAAAGAGCTGAAACTGCAGGTCTTAAAGTAATGAGTGTTGAGGATGCTGCGGAGGCTGCTAATGTTATAATGATGCTTATTCCTGATGAAAAACAATCTAAGGTATACAAGGAAAGCATTGAAAAACATTTAAAAGAAGGGGATGCACTGGCATTTGCACATGGATTTAACATACATTTTCATCAGATAGTTCCGCCAAAATATGTTGATGTATTTATGGTGGCACCAAAAGGACCGGGTCATCTTGTAAGAAGAGTATATGAAGAAGGCAAAGGGGTACCCGACCTTGTTGCGGTATATCAGAATTTTACAGGTAAAGCATTTGATACAGCATTAGCATATGCGAAGGGGATTGGTGGAACAAGAGCAGGTGTTATTGAAACCACATTTAAAGAGGAAACTGAAACAGACCTTTTTGGTGAGCAAGCGGTACTTTGCGGTGGTGTAACGGAATTGATGAAAGCAGGCTTTGAAACACTTGTTGAGGCAGGTTATCAACCAGAAATAGCATATTTTGAATGCATCAATGAAATGAAATTAATTATTGACCTTATATATGAAGGCGGATTCAGCAAAATGAGATATTCAATATCTGATACAGCAGAATTTGGTGATTATGTAACAGGTAAAAGAATAATTACAGAAGAAACAAGAAAAGAAATGAAAAATGTTTTATCAGAGATACAGAATGGTGAATTTGCAAAGAAATGGCTCTTGGAAAATCAAGTTGGAAGACCTTCATTTAATGCAATAAGAGAAAGGGAAGCAAATTCAAAAGTGGAACAGGTAGGAAATCACTTGCGTAGTATGATGGCGTGGTTGAAGAAGGATTGA
- a CDS encoding 2-isopropylmalate synthase, translating to MGDRKVIVFDTTLRDGEQTPGVSFNKEDKYKIAEKLKKLGVDVLEAGFPAASNGDFEAVKNIAENLKEITIAALGRSVKEDIDRAYEALKHAEKSRMHLFIATSDLHIKYKLKMTKDEVLKRAVESIKYAKGKFDEIQFSAEDASRSDYDFLTKVFSEVIDAGASIINVPDTVGYSVPGEFGKMIAYLKKNIPNIDNVILSTHCHNDLGMAVANSLSAIENGADQIEVTVCGIGERAGNAALEEVVMALDTRKDYFNVFHNINKKEIYSTCSLVSEIAGIKLQPNKPIVGVNAFRHQAGVHQHGVMKNRMTYEILNPEDIGIETEHFVLGKLSGRNAFELKVEKLGYKLSHDEIDKAFKKFKELADEKKIVEDEDIVNIIKEQLEKDKKLKEGEVWV from the coding sequence ATGGGGGATAGAAAAGTCATTGTTTTTGATACCACTTTAAGAGATGGTGAACAAACACCCGGTGTTAGTTTTAATAAAGAAGATAAATATAAAATTGCTGAAAAGCTTAAAAAACTTGGTGTAGATGTTTTGGAAGCGGGTTTTCCGGCTGCATCTAACGGAGATTTTGAAGCTGTTAAAAACATTGCAGAAAATTTAAAGGAAATTACAATAGCTGCTCTGGGAAGATCGGTAAAAGAAGATATAGACAGAGCTTATGAAGCCTTAAAGCATGCTGAAAAATCAAGAATGCATTTATTTATAGCAACATCAGATTTACACATAAAATACAAATTAAAAATGACAAAGGACGAAGTACTTAAAAGAGCTGTTGAAAGTATAAAATATGCAAAAGGTAAATTTGATGAAATACAATTTTCTGCAGAAGATGCATCGAGAAGCGATTATGATTTTCTGACGAAAGTTTTCAGTGAAGTCATAGATGCAGGTGCAAGTATAATTAATGTGCCAGATACTGTAGGTTATTCTGTACCGGGGGAATTTGGCAAGATGATTGCATATTTGAAAAAAAACATTCCCAATATTGATAATGTTATTTTAAGTACACATTGTCATAATGATCTTGGTATGGCAGTAGCCAATTCTCTTTCAGCAATTGAAAATGGTGCAGACCAGATAGAGGTTACAGTATGCGGTATTGGTGAAAGAGCAGGAAATGCAGCACTTGAAGAGGTTGTTATGGCACTTGATACAAGAAAGGATTATTTTAATGTATTCCATAACATCAATAAAAAAGAAATATATTCAACATGCAGCCTTGTAAGTGAAATTGCAGGTATAAAATTACAGCCCAATAAGCCGATTGTTGGTGTAAATGCCTTTAGGCATCAGGCAGGTGTTCATCAACATGGTGTAATGAAAAACAGGATGACATATGAGATTTTAAATCCGGAGGATATAGGTATTGAAACAGAACATTTCGTCTTAGGTAAGCTATCAGGCAGAAATGCTTTTGAATTAAAGGTTGAAAAACTTGGATATAAACTTTCACATGATGAAATTGATAAAGCATTTAAAAAATTTAAAGAGCTTGCAGATGAGAAAAAAATAGTAGAAGATGAAGATATAGTAAATATCATAAAAGAACAGCTTGAAAAAGATAAGAAATTAAAGGAGGGAGAAGTTTGGGTCTAA
- the leuC gene encoding 3-isopropylmalate dehydratase large subunit, with the protein MGLTLTQKILSHKVGHPVHAGELIEADVDMVLGNDVTAPVAIREFKKIGVDVFDKNKIALVPDHFVPNKDIKSAEQVNIVRKFAREYGIVNFFEVGQMGIEHALLPEKGLVLPGEIAIGADSHTCTYGAISCFSTGVGSTDMACAMATGKAWFKVPEAIKFNLKGKLSKWVSGKDVILYIIGKIGVDGALYKSMEFTGDLSSLSIDDRFTIANMAIEAGAKNGIFEFDEITEDYIKERANREYKVFKADEDAIYSEVYEIDLSEIKPQVAFPHLPENTKSIDEVKDIKIDQVVIGSCTNGRMEDMKITYEILKGKKVHPDVRLLIFPATQDIYLESIKKGYIEEFIKAGAAVSTPTCGPCLGGHMGILAKGERAISTTNRNFVGRMGHTESEVYLASPAVAAASAIKGYIASPEEVV; encoded by the coding sequence TTGGGTCTAACTTTGACGCAAAAAATACTTTCACATAAGGTAGGTCATCCTGTACATGCAGGAGAATTGATTGAAGCTGATGTGGATATGGTTCTTGGAAATGACGTAACAGCACCGGTTGCTATAAGAGAATTTAAAAAAATTGGTGTAGATGTATTTGATAAAAACAAGATTGCCCTTGTACCGGATCATTTTGTACCGAATAAAGATATTAAATCCGCAGAGCAGGTAAATATAGTAAGAAAATTTGCAAGAGAATATGGAATAGTTAATTTTTTTGAAGTAGGTCAGATGGGTATAGAGCATGCCCTTTTGCCTGAAAAAGGTCTTGTATTGCCTGGAGAGATAGCCATAGGTGCAGATTCACATACATGTACCTATGGTGCAATCAGTTGCTTTTCAACAGGGGTAGGCAGTACAGATATGGCTTGTGCAATGGCGACAGGCAAGGCTTGGTTTAAAGTGCCTGAAGCTATTAAGTTTAATCTGAAAGGAAAATTATCAAAATGGGTCAGTGGTAAGGATGTTATCTTGTATATAATTGGAAAAATCGGTGTTGATGGTGCTCTTTATAAATCAATGGAATTTACAGGTGATTTAAGTTCACTTTCAATTGATGATAGATTTACAATTGCAAACATGGCAATAGAAGCAGGGGCTAAAAACGGTATTTTTGAATTTGATGAAATTACCGAGGATTATATTAAAGAAAGAGCAAATAGGGAATATAAGGTATTTAAAGCAGATGAAGATGCTATATACAGTGAAGTTTATGAGATAGATTTATCAGAAATAAAACCTCAAGTAGCATTTCCACATCTTCCAGAAAATACAAAGTCGATAGATGAAGTGAAAGATATAAAAATAGATCAGGTTGTAATAGGTTCATGTACAAACGGTCGTATGGAAGATATGAAAATAACTTACGAGATATTGAAAGGAAAAAAAGTACATCCAGATGTCCGGCTTTTAATATTCCCGGCAACACAGGATATTTATCTTGAAAGTATAAAAAAAGGATATATTGAAGAATTTATAAAGGCAGGTGCAGCTGTATCAACACCTACATGCGGACCTTGTCTTGGTGGTCATATGGGAATTCTTGCAAAGGGTGAAAGAGCAATATCTACCACAAACAGAAACTTTGTAGGAAGAATGGGTCATACAGAAAGTGAAGTATACCTTGCAAGCCCGGCAGTTGCGGCAGCATCAGCTATAAAGGGATATATAGCAAGTCCTGAGGAGGTGGTTTAA
- the leuD gene encoding 3-isopropylmalate dehydratase small subunit, translating to MEGKAIKYGDNVDTDVIIPARFLNTSDPKELALHCMEDIDKNFKNKVNKGDIMVAGYNFGCGSSREHAPLAIKESGISCVIAKSFARIFYRNSINIGLPILECSDAVDAIEEGDLISIDTESGSIKNITKGEIYKSQPFPDFIKEIINNGGLINYVKGKVK from the coding sequence ATGGAGGGTAAAGCAATAAAATATGGAGACAATGTAGATACAGATGTTATTATACCGGCAAGATTTTTAAACACATCAGATCCAAAAGAACTTGCATTGCATTGTATGGAGGATATTGATAAAAATTTCAAGAATAAGGTTAATAAGGGAGATATCATGGTTGCAGGCTATAATTTTGGATGTGGGTCCTCCAGGGAGCATGCACCGCTTGCTATAAAAGAATCCGGTATTTCATGTGTTATAGCAAAATCCTTTGCAAGAATATTTTATAGGAATTCTATTAATATAGGTCTTCCGATTTTAGAATGCAGTGATGCAGTTGATGCCATTGAAGAAGGTGATTTAATATCCATTGATACTGAAAGTGGAAGCATAAAAAATATCACAAAAGGTGAGATATATAAATCACAACCGTTTCCAGATTTTATTAAAGAAATTATTAATAATGGCGGACTGATAAATTATGTTAAGGGGAAGGTGAAATAA
- the leuB gene encoding 3-isopropylmalate dehydrogenase has protein sequence MYKIAVLPGDGIGPEVINEALKVLDVISKKFNVKFDVKEYAFGGIAIDKFGCPYPKETENACLNSDAVLLGAVGGYKWDILNGDKRPEAGLLALRKSLGVYANLRPATLFKPLKSASPLKDELLKDGLDILVVRELTGGMYFGPRGTEKIDGGFKAYDTEVYETAEIKRIAITAFETARKRNKKITSVDKANILDTSRLWRSIVNEISKDYPDVELNHMYVDNCAMQLIKDPSQFDIILTSNIFGDILSDEASQLTGSIGMLPSASLRGDKVGLYEPIHGSAPDIAGTKKANPLATILSVAMMLEYSFDMKDASNAIKEAVNKVLEDGYRTADLGKGKLVNTEEMGDKVAEYIGVVKC, from the coding sequence ATGTATAAAATTGCAGTGCTTCCTGGTGATGGAATAGGACCGGAAGTAATAAATGAAGCATTAAAGGTATTAGATGTTATTTCAAAAAAATTTAATGTAAAATTTGATGTAAAAGAATATGCCTTTGGAGGTATAGCTATTGATAAATTTGGATGTCCATACCCAAAGGAAACAGAAAATGCATGTCTTAATAGTGATGCGGTATTATTGGGAGCTGTTGGCGGATATAAATGGGATATACTTAATGGAGATAAGAGACCGGAAGCAGGGCTTCTTGCTTTAAGAAAAAGTCTTGGTGTATATGCAAATTTAAGACCTGCAACACTTTTTAAACCCTTAAAAAGTGCATCACCTTTAAAAGATGAACTGTTAAAGGATGGGCTTGATATTCTTGTTGTAAGAGAATTAACAGGTGGCATGTATTTTGGACCAAGAGGGACAGAAAAAATAGATGGCGGTTTTAAGGCATATGATACGGAGGTTTACGAAACAGCAGAAATAAAAAGGATAGCCATAACTGCCTTTGAAACGGCAAGAAAAAGAAACAAGAAGATTACATCTGTTGATAAAGCAAATATACTTGATACTTCAAGGCTTTGGAGAAGTATTGTTAATGAGATAAGCAAGGATTATCCTGATGTGGAGTTAAACCACATGTATGTTGATAATTGTGCTATGCAGCTTATAAAAGATCCTTCCCAATTTGATATAATACTTACATCTAATATCTTTGGAGATATTTTAAGTGATGAGGCATCACAACTGACAGGTTCTATTGGAATGCTTCCATCTGCCAGCTTAAGAGGTGATAAAGTAGGATTATATGAACCTATACATGGCTCTGCACCGGATATAGCGGGAACAAAGAAAGCAAACCCTCTTGCTACGATATTGTCTGTTGCTATGATGCTGGAATATTCCTTTGATATGAAGGATGCTTCAAATGCGATTAAAGAAGCTGTTAATAAGGTGTTGGAAGACGGATATAGGACAGCTGACCTTGGCAAAGGAAAGTTGGTCAATACTGAAGAAATGGGAGATAAGGTAGCAGAATATATTGGGGTGGTAAAATGTTAA
- the ilvD gene encoding dihydroxy-acid dehydratase: MLSDQVKKGAEKAPHRSLLYALGLTDEELERPIIGVANSKNDIIPGHINLDKIAEAVKAGIRMAGGTPIEFSTIGVCDGIAMNHKGMKYSLGSRELIADSVEIMAMAHGFDGLVLIPNCDKIVPGMLMAAARLNIPSIAVSGGPMLAGRYKDAPNDLSLLFEAVGSFKSGKISDKDLHDMEISACPTCGSCSGMYTANTMNCLTEVLGMGLPGNGTIPAVYSDRIRLAKHAGMKIMELIKKDIKPCDILTKDAFINAFCADMALGGSTNTLLHLKAIAHEAGVEISLDEINKISAKVPNLCKLSPAGKYHIEDLHFAGGIPAILNELTKINAINTELITVTGKTVGENIKDAYIKNHDVIKSVENPYSKTGGLAVLFGNIAKDGAVVKASAVSEEMLKHKGPARVFNSEDEAISAIYNGEIKKGDVVVIRYEGPKGGPGMREMLSPTSALAGMGLDKDVALITDGRFSGATRGACIGHVSPEAMEGGEIAIINDGDIIEIDIPARKLNVKLSDDEIKSRFQNWIKPEPKIKKGYMARYANQVTSASTGAVFK; this comes from the coding sequence ATGTTAAGCGATCAGGTAAAAAAAGGTGCGGAGAAGGCGCCCCATAGGTCATTATTATATGCTTTAGGACTTACAGATGAGGAGTTAGAGCGACCTATTATAGGTGTTGCAAATTCAAAAAACGATATAATTCCGGGGCATATAAACCTTGATAAAATTGCTGAAGCTGTAAAAGCAGGTATCAGAATGGCAGGAGGTACACCAATTGAATTTTCTACAATAGGTGTATGTGATGGTATTGCTATGAACCATAAGGGAATGAAATATTCACTTGGCAGCAGGGAACTTATTGCAGACAGCGTAGAAATAATGGCAATGGCACATGGCTTTGACGGTCTTGTCCTTATACCAAACTGCGATAAGATTGTTCCGGGAATGTTGATGGCTGCCGCAAGACTTAATATACCATCAATCGCAGTAAGCGGTGGTCCAATGCTTGCAGGGAGATATAAAGACGCTCCAAATGACCTTAGTTTATTATTTGAAGCCGTTGGTTCATTTAAATCCGGGAAAATTTCCGATAAAGATTTACATGACATGGAAATATCTGCATGTCCCACTTGTGGGTCATGTTCAGGAATGTATACCGCAAATACAATGAATTGTTTAACAGAGGTTCTTGGTATGGGGCTTCCGGGTAATGGTACAATTCCGGCTGTATATTCAGACAGGATTAGACTTGCAAAACATGCCGGAATGAAGATAATGGAGCTTATTAAAAAGGATATAAAACCTTGTGATATTCTTACGAAAGATGCATTTATAAATGCTTTTTGTGCAGATATGGCACTTGGCGGTTCAACAAATACCCTTTTGCATTTAAAAGCAATTGCACATGAAGCGGGAGTTGAAATATCGCTTGATGAAATAAATAAAATAAGTGCGAAAGTACCAAATCTCTGTAAACTTAGTCCTGCAGGGAAATACCACATAGAAGACTTACATTTTGCAGGTGGTATTCCGGCAATATTAAATGAACTTACAAAGATAAATGCAATAAATACGGAATTAATTACTGTAACAGGTAAAACAGTTGGTGAGAATATAAAGGATGCTTATATAAAAAATCATGATGTAATAAAATCTGTTGAAAATCCTTATAGCAAAACAGGCGGGCTTGCGGTATTGTTTGGTAACATTGCAAAAGATGGGGCTGTTGTTAAAGCATCTGCCGTATCAGAAGAAATGCTTAAACATAAAGGTCCTGCAAGGGTATTTAATTCTGAAGATGAGGCTATATCAGCAATATACAATGGTGAGATAAAAAAAGGTGATGTTGTTGTTATAAGGTATGAAGGACCTAAAGGAGGTCCCGGGATGAGGGAAATGCTTTCTCCAACATCGGCACTTGCAGGTATGGGACTTGATAAAGATGTGGCATTAATAACTGATGGAAGATTTTCCGGGGCTACAAGGGGTGCATGTATCGGTCATGTATCACCTGAAGCGATGGAAGGTGGAGAAATAGCTATAATAAATGATGGAGATATTATAGAAATTGATATTCCTGCAAGGAAACTCAATGTGAAGTTAAGTGATGATGAGATAAAATCAAGGTTTCAGAATTGGATTAAACCTGAACCCAAGATTAAAAAAGGATATATGGCAAGGTATGCGAATCAGGTTACATCAGCTAGTACAGGGGCAGTTTTTAAATGA
- the ilvB gene encoding biosynthetic-type acetolactate synthase large subunit — translation MILKGAQVIIEVLKEMGVDTIFGIPGGSVIPLYDALYDSDIKHVLATHEQMAAHMADGYARVTGRVGVCIATSGPGATNLVTGIANAYMDSIPIVAITGQVPTNMIGKDSFQEVDIAGITMPITKHNFIVKTPEKLPDILREAFYIAKRGRPGPVLVDVPKDIQTADIDYVKRKDHYVERENLRVEEDNLNNAIQLILKSKRPVIFAGGGVILSNASKILLDFANKMQIPVATSLMGLGSFPEDHELSLGLIGMHGSKFANLAVYKSDLLIAIGTRFSDRVVGKCEKFAPMAKIIHMDIDPAEIGKNIKIDVPLVGDIKEILTLLNDKIPVIRHEEWINELHEMKETNIFKYKNDDILRPQWIVEKIQEIGKDNLIMTTEVGQNQMWTAQYFKFKEPRTFVTSGGLGTMGFGLPAALGAQVGRPDKRVINMAGDGSIRMNIHAFETAAIYNIPVITIILNNQALGMVRQWQNLLYDKRFSHTDLNANLNFTKIAEAFGVEAERINTKEQFENAFKKAISLNKPYVIECMIDKDEMVLPFIPAGGTVENTIE, via the coding sequence ATGATATTAAAAGGTGCCCAAGTAATTATAGAAGTATTAAAAGAAATGGGTGTTGATACTATTTTTGGAATACCGGGGGGTTCAGTAATTCCGCTTTATGATGCATTGTATGATTCCGATATAAAACACGTATTGGCAACACATGAGCAAATGGCAGCACATATGGCTGATGGATATGCAAGGGTAACAGGAAGAGTTGGTGTATGTATAGCAACATCAGGTCCGGGAGCTACAAATCTTGTAACAGGTATTGCAAATGCATATATGGATTCAATACCTATTGTTGCAATAACGGGTCAGGTGCCGACAAATATGATAGGCAAGGATTCTTTTCAGGAGGTTGATATTGCAGGTATAACAATGCCAATAACAAAGCATAATTTTATTGTTAAAACACCTGAAAAATTGCCGGATATTTTAAGAGAAGCATTTTATATAGCCAAGAGGGGAAGACCGGGTCCGGTACTTGTGGATGTACCAAAAGATATTCAAACAGCCGATATAGATTATGTTAAAAGAAAAGACCATTATGTAGAAAGAGAAAATTTAAGGGTTGAAGAAGATAATTTGAATAACGCTATTCAGCTGATATTAAAAAGTAAAAGACCTGTTATATTTGCAGGTGGGGGTGTCATATTGTCAAATGCCTCCAAGATTTTATTAGATTTTGCAAATAAAATGCAAATACCTGTAGCGACCTCTTTAATGGGGCTTGGAAGTTTTCCTGAGGACCATGAACTTTCATTAGGACTTATAGGAATGCACGGCAGTAAATTTGCCAACCTTGCGGTATATAAATCTGACCTTTTAATAGCAATCGGGACAAGGTTCAGTGATCGTGTTGTAGGGAAATGCGAAAAATTTGCACCCATGGCAAAAATTATTCATATGGACATAGACCCTGCTGAAATAGGAAAAAATATTAAGATAGATGTGCCTCTTGTTGGAGATATAAAAGAAATATTGACACTTCTTAATGATAAAATTCCTGTAATTAGACATGAAGAATGGATAAACGAACTTCATGAAATGAAAGAAACAAACATATTTAAATATAAGAATGATGATATATTGAGACCACAGTGGATTGTTGAAAAGATACAAGAAATAGGAAAAGACAATCTTATTATGACAACAGAAGTTGGACAAAATCAAATGTGGACAGCACAGTATTTTAAATTTAAGGAGCCAAGAACATTTGTAACATCAGGAGGTCTTGGTACAATGGGTTTTGGATTACCTGCGGCACTTGGGGCACAGGTAGGGCGACCTGATAAAAGGGTTATTAATATGGCAGGCGATGGAAGTATCAGAATGAATATACATGCATTTGAAACAGCAGCCATTTACAACATTCCTGTTATTACAATAATATTAAACAACCAGGCACTTGGAATGGTAAGACAGTGGCAAAATCTTTTATATGATAAAAGATTTTCTCATACAGACTTAAATGCAAATTTAAATTTCACAAAAATTGCTGAAGCCTTCGGTGTTGAGGCTGAAAGGATTAATACAAAAGAACAATTTGAAAACGCCTTTAAAAAGGCTATATCATTAAATAAGCCTTATGTTATAGAGTGTATGATAGACAAAGATGAAATGGTTCTGCCATTTATTCCAGCAGGCGGAACAGTTGAAAATACCATAGAATAG
- the ribD gene encoding bifunctional diaminohydroxyphosphoribosylaminopyrimidine deaminase/5-amino-6-(5-phosphoribosylamino)uracil reductase RibD: MEKYMKRALELAKKGWGHTNPNPLVGAVIVKNGKIIGEGYHEYFGGPHAEINALKSAVDDVDGATMFVTLEPCSHFGKTPPCSNAIIKSGIKEVYIAMEDPNPMVRGRGIKMLQEAGINVYLGMMEKEAEKLNEIFIKYITTKLPFVILKSAMSIDGKIACYTGDSKWITGEKSRKYVHNIRGRVSAIMVGVNTVIKDNPHLTARIEGYKSPTRIVVDSKGRIPLDSNVINDKSARTIIATTELMSDNIRRKLKERDIDIIELKNSNGRVPLKELMVKLGEQSIDSVLIEGGGTLNWSVLEEAVADKIMFFIAPKIIGGKDAITSVEGKGFSKVMDSINLRDIEIERIEDDILISGYIK, encoded by the coding sequence TTGGAAAAGTACATGAAAAGGGCTTTGGAGCTTGCAAAAAAAGGGTGGGGACATACTAATCCAAACCCTCTGGTCGGCGCTGTAATTGTAAAAAATGGAAAAATAATAGGAGAAGGATATCATGAATATTTTGGAGGTCCTCATGCAGAAATAAATGCGTTAAAAAGTGCGGTTGATGATGTAGATGGCGCAACAATGTTTGTAACCTTAGAACCATGCAGCCATTTTGGTAAAACTCCTCCATGCAGTAATGCTATAATCAAATCGGGCATAAAGGAGGTATATATAGCAATGGAGGACCCCAATCCCATGGTTAGAGGGAGGGGGATAAAAATGCTGCAAGAAGCCGGAATAAATGTATATCTTGGTATGATGGAAAAGGAGGCAGAGAAGCTTAATGAAATATTCATAAAATATATTACAACAAAACTTCCTTTTGTTATATTAAAATCTGCTATGAGTATTGATGGAAAGATTGCCTGCTATACGGGGGATTCAAAATGGATAACCGGTGAAAAATCAAGAAAATATGTTCACAATATAAGAGGCAGGGTTTCTGCAATTATGGTTGGTGTAAATACGGTGATAAAAGACAATCCCCATCTTACAGCAAGAATAGAAGGTTATAAAAGTCCTACAAGAATTGTAGTTGACAGCAAAGGAAGGATTCCACTTGACTCAAATGTTATAAATGATAAATCCGCAAGGACAATAATTGCAACAACAGAGCTTATGTCTGATAACATCAGGAGAAAGCTTAAAGAAAGGGATATAGATATAATTGAATTAAAGAATAGCAATGGGAGAGTACCTTTAAAAGAGTTAATGGTAAAACTTGGAGAGCAAAGTATTGACAGCGTGCTTATTGAAGGAGGTGGAACATTAAATTGGTCTGTCCTTGAAGAAGCTGTAGCAGATAAAATAATGTTTTTTATTGCACCTAAGATTATAGGTGGGAAAGATGCTATAACGTCAGTAGAGGGTAAGGGTTTTTCTAAGGTGATGGATTCGATAAATTTAAGGGACATTGAGATAGAAAGGATAGAAGATGATATATTAATTTCAGGGTATATAAAGTAA
- the ribE gene encoding riboflavin synthase encodes MFTGIIEEMGIVKNIVYGNFSKIIVECNRVLEGTKIGDSIAVNGVCLTVNDISKDSFTADVMPETLRASNLKDLKNGNRVNLERALQAGGRFGGHIVSGHIDFTGDILGKRQEKNAYIFKISTKEKYSKYIVQKGSIAVDGISLTVVDAQQNYFTVSIIPHTMGETTFNYKNVGDSVNIEVDILSKYVEKLINKKDMKDFLSENGFV; translated from the coding sequence ATGTTTACTGGGATAATAGAAGAAATGGGTATAGTGAAAAACATTGTATATGGTAATTTTTCAAAAATTATAGTAGAATGTAACAGGGTTCTTGAAGGAACAAAAATTGGGGATAGTATTGCGGTAAATGGGGTATGTTTGACTGTTAACGATATTTCTAAAGATTCATTTACCGCTGATGTAATGCCGGAGACGTTGAGAGCCAGTAATTTAAAGGACTTAAAAAATGGGAACAGGGTAAATCTTGAAAGAGCATTGCAAGCCGGCGGAAGGTTTGGCGGTCATATTGTTTCAGGACATATAGATTTTACAGGAGATATCTTAGGTAAAAGACAGGAGAAAAATGCATATATATTTAAAATATCAACAAAGGAAAAATATTCAAAATACATTGTACAAAAAGGCAGTATCGCAGTTGATGGGATAAGTTTAACAGTTGTTGATGCACAGCAAAATTATTTTACTGTTTCAATAATCCCACATACAATGGGGGAAACCACCTTTAATTATAAGAATGTTGGAGATAGTGTCAACATTGAAGTTGATATACTTTCTAAGTATGTGGAGAAATTAATAAATAAAAAAGACATGAAGGATTTTTTAAGCGAAAACGGATTTGTTTAA